The Aureimonas populi genome includes the window AGGGCTCCGCCACCTATCGCGGCGACGAGTTGATCGGGCTGAAGCCCCGCGCGCTGAACCGCTATCGCGGCGCCAGGATCTCGATGATCTTCCAGGAGCCCATGACCTCGCTCGACCCGCTCTATTCGGTCGGGCGCCAGATCGGCGAGGTCATCCGCCACCATCGCGGGCTCAAGGGCCGGGCGGCACGGGCCCGCACGCTGGAACTTCTGGAACTCGTCGGCATTCCCGATCCCGCGCGGCGCGTGGATTCCTACCCGCACGAACTTTCCGGCGGCCAGCGCCAGCGCGTGATGATCGCCATGGCGCTCGCCAACGATCCCGAGCTGCTGATCGCCGACGAGCCGACGACGGCGCTCGACGTGACGGTGCAGGCGCAGATCCTGGCCCTGCTGGCCGATCTCCAGAAGCGGCTGGGCATGGCGATCCTGCTCATCACGCACGATCTGGGCGTGGTGCGCCATTTCGCCGGGCGCGTGGTCGTCATGCGGCGCGGCGAAGTGGTGGAGACGGGCTCGACGGAGGACATCTTCGAGCGCCCGGGGCATGACTACACGAAGATGCTGCTGGCCGCCGAGCCGGAGGGCGAGAAAGCCCCGCCGCCATCGGGCGCGGCCCCCATCCTCGTCGCCCGGAACGTGACGGTCGATTACGACCTTCGCAGCAAGGGCCTCTTCGGGGGCGGCGCCAGGACCTTCCGCGCGGTGGATGACGTGTCGCTGCGCCTCGCCGAGGGGCAGACGGTGGGCGTCGTCGGCGAATCGGGCTCGGGCAAGTCCACGCTCGGGCGCGCCGTGCTGCGCCTCCTGCCGAGCGGGGGCACCTACGCCTTCGCCGGCCGCGACATCACCCATCTCGACCGTGCCGGTATGCGCCCCCTGCGGCGCCGGCTCCAGCTCATGTTCCAGGACCCCTACGGCTCGCTCTCCCCGCGCCTGACCGTGGGCGAGATCATCACCGAGGGCCTGCTCGTGCACGAGCCGCAGCTTTCGCGGGCCGAGCGGGACAGGCGGGCGGGCTCGGCGCTGGAAGAGGTCGGACTCACCGCCTCGGTGCGCAACCGCTACCCTCACGAATTCTCCGGCGGCCAGCGCCAGCGCATCGCCATCGCGCGCGCCATGATCCTCAAGCCCAGCGTCGTGGTGCTGGACGAGCCAACCTCGGCGCTGGATCGCTCGGTGCAGGTGCAGATCGTGGAGCTTCTGCGCCGGCTCCAGCGCGACCACGGCCTCTCCTACCTCTTCATCAGCCACGATCTGGGCGTGGTGCGCGCACTCTCCGACTACATTCTGGTGATGAAGGACGGGAAGGTGGTGGAGGAAGGCCAGACGCCGCAGATTTTCACCGACCCCCGGCAGGATTATACGCGAACGCTGATCGCCGCGGCATTCGACGCCAAGCGCCCGCGCGGGATCGCTGCGTAGAAAGCGCGGAGCGTCAGCGCGCGAAGACCTGCGCGCGCGAGACCGCCAGCACGCCCTCCTCGCCCCTGGCGATCGCAAGGTCGAAGGGCGCATCGAGCTCCACCGTCTCGCCGCCCTGGGCCTGCGCCACCACGCGGCGGGAATCGGGCCGGTCCAGAACGCGCAGCACGCGGGCGGGAATGCCCGGCCCGGCCTTGGCCCAGTCGAGGTCGCGCGGCCGGGCGAAAAGGTCGGCCGGCCCGTCCGCCAGGCCGGGCGCCGGCCAGCGGAATTCGCCGACACGCGCCTGCCCGCCCTCCACGGTGGCGGAAAAGCTGTTGGCGTCGCCCAGAAAGCCCATCACGAAGCGCGAGGCCGGTCGGCGCGTCACCTCCTCCGGCGTGCCGCGCTGGACGATGCCGCCCTGGTCGAGGATCACCACCTCGTCGGCCAGGTCCAGCGCCTCCTCCTGGTCGTGCGTGACGAAGAGCGTGGTGATCGGCATCTCTTCGTGCAGCTCGCGCAGCCAGCGGCGAAGGTCCCGGCGCACGGCCGCGTCCAGCGCCCCGAAGGGCTCGTCGAGAAGCAGCACGCTCGGATCGACGGCCAGCGCGCGCGCCAGCGCCACGCGCTGGCGCTGGCCGCCGGAAATCTGGTTCGGATAGCGGTCCCCCAGCCCGTCCAGCCGCACGACGGAGAGGAGCTCTCGCGCCCTTTCCCGGATTTGCGCCTTGGACCGCCCGCCCCGCGCCTCCATGCCGAAGGCGATGTTCTGCGAAACGCTCATATGCGGAAACAGCGCATAATGCTGGAACACGAAGCCGACGCCACGGTCGCGGATGGCGATGTCGGTGGCGTCCTCCCGGCCGAAGAAGATGCGGCCCCGGTCGGGAAACTCCAGCCCGGCCACCATGCGCAGGATCGTGGTCTTGCCCGAGCCGGAGGGCCCGAGCAGCGCGACGAGGCGCCCCGATTCGATGTCCAGCGAAACGTCGTGGACCGCGCGGAAGGTCTCGAACGTCTTGGTCACGGCTTGCAGGGAAATCTTCATCGGGCGAGCCCTCCGGGCGGCAGGACGGTTTCGGCCGGCACCTTGCGCCCCGCGCCCCTGCCCTCGAGCCAGACCTTCACGCAAAGGGTCAGGACCGCCAGGACCGTGAGGATGGACGCGGCGGCGAAGGCGCCGACCGTGTTGTAATCGTTGTAGAGAAGCTCGATCTGGAGCGGCAGCGTGTTGGTCTGGCCGCGCACATTGCCGGACACGACCGAGACGGCGCCGAACTCGCCCATCACGCGGGCGTTGCACAGCACCACCCCGTAGAGGAGCGCCCATTTCACGTTGGGCAGCGTCACCTTGAAGAAGGTGCGCCAGCCGCTGGCGCCGAGCGAGGTGGCCGCCTCCTCCAGATCGCGCCCCTGCGCCTGCATCAGCGGAATCAGCTCGCGCGCCACGAAGGGCGCGGTGACGAACATGGAGGCCAGCACGATGCCGGGAAGCGCGAAGAGAACGCGAATCTCCGCATCCTGCAGCGCCTGCCCGAACAGCCCCTGCAGGCCGTAGACGAAGAGATAGGCCACGCCCGCCACGATGGGCGAGATCGAGAAGGGAATCTCGATGACGACGATGAGCAGCCGCTTGCCCGGGAAGTCGAACTTCGTGACCGCCCAGGCCGCCGCCACGCCGAAGGCCGTGTTGACCGGCACCGCGATCAGCGCCGTCACCAGGGTGAGGAAGATCGCATGGCGCGTGTCGGCGGCGGAGATGACCTGCGCGAAATAGCCGATCCCGAGCGAGAAGGCCTGCGCGAAGATCAGCGCCAGCGGCGCGAGGATGAGGATCGCGGCGGCCAGGAGGGTGAGCGTGATGAGCACGCGCCGGAAGAGCGCGCGCTCCCCGATGCGAGGCGGGGTGCGGCCGGCCATCACGCGCCTCCCTTGTAGCGGAGCGCGCGGGCCTGGAGGAGGTTCGTCACCGCCAGCATGACGAAGGCCGAAAGGAGGATGACGGAGGCGATGGCGGCGGCGGCGGCGTAATCATACTCCTCCACCCGGATATAGGTAAGCAGCGCCGTGATCTCGGTGGAGAAGGGCTGGTTGCCGGCGATGAAGATGACCGCGCCGAACTCGCCCAGCGAGCGGGCGAAGGAGAGCGAGGTGCCCGCAAGCAGCGACGGCGCCAGCAGCGGCAAGATGACCTTCCGGAAGATGCGCCCCTCCTTCGCGCCGAGCGAGAGCGCGGCTTCCTCCAGGGCGGGGTCGAGGTCCTCCAGCACCGGCTGCACGGTGCGCACCACGAAGGGAATGGAGGTGAACGTCATCGCCACCATGATGCCGAGCGGCGTGTAGGCGACGCGGATGCCGAGATCGGCGAGCGGCCCGCCGAGCCAGCCATTGGCCGCAAACAGCGAGGTGAGCGCGATGCCGGCCACCGCCGTCGGCAGGGCGAAGGGCAGGTCCACGATGGCATCGAGCAGCCGCCGGCCGGGAAAGCGGTAGCGCGTGAGCACCCAGGCCAGCGCCAGGCCGAAGACGACGTTGACCGCCGTGGCCGCCAGCGCGGAGAGCATGGTGACGCGATAGCTCGCCACCGCGCGTGGCGATGAGACGATGGCCCAATAGGCCTCCGGCCCAAGGCTCGCCGCCTTCCACAGAAGCGCGCCGAGCGGCAGGCAGACGATGATCGACAGATAGACGAGTGTGATGCCGAGCGTGAGAGGCAGGCCCGGCAGGACGCGGCGCGACACGGCTTCCCCTTCTCGGATGCGAGAAGGCCGGCGCGCGCGCCGGCCCTGTTCCGCTGAGGGAACTAGAGCGCTCAGCGCTGGCCGTAAAGCTGGTCCAGCTTGGCGCCGGAAGCGAAATGCTCTGCCTGCACCTCATCCCAACCGCCGAAGACGTCCTCCACGGTCAGGAGCCGCACCGGCGGGAAGCTGCCGGAAAACTCGGCCGCCACCGTCTCGTCGTTCACCCGGTTGCCGTTCTCGGCAAGGATGCGCTGCCCGGCCTCGGAGTAGAGGAACTCCAGATAGGCGGTGGCGATCTCGCGCGAGCCGCGCCGGTCCACCACGCGGTCCACCACCGCGACCGGGAACTCGGCCAGAAGGCTCACCTCGGGGATCACCGTGTCGAAGCGGTCCTCGCCGAACTCGCGGGCGATGCCCTGCGTCTCCGCCTCGAAGGTGATCAGCACGTCGCCGATCTCGCGCTCCACGAAGGTCGTGGTCGCCCCGCGCCCGCCCGTATCGAAGACAGGCACGTTGTCAAACAGCTTCTCGATGAACGCGTCGGCCTGCGCCTCGTCGCCGTCGAAAGCCTCCAGCGCGTAGGCGCGCGCAGCCAGATAGGTGTAGCGCGCATTGCCCGAGGTCTTGGGGTTCGGAAAGATCACCTCCACGTCGTCGCGCACCAGATCGTCCCAGTTGGCGATGGCCTTGGGGTTGCCCTCGCGAACGAGGAAGGCCGGCAGCGAGTAGTAGGGCGAGGCGTTGTTGCCGAACGCCTCTTGCCAGCCCGGCTCGATGAAGCCGTTCCGTTCCAGGAAATCGATATCCGTCACCTGGTTGAAGGTGACGACGTCGGCCTCCAGCCCTTCCGCGATGGAACGGGCCTGCCGCGAGGAGCCGGCATGGCTCTGGTCCACCGTCACGATCTGCCCGGTCTCGGCCCGGTAGGCCTCGATGAAGGCCGGGTTCACCGCCGCGAACAGCTCGCGCGCGATGTCGTAGGAGGCGTTCAGGATGGAGGTCGGCGCCTGCGCGAGGGCCGGCGTGGCGATCAGGGCGGCGAGCGCGGCGCCCAGGAGTGCGGATCGTTTCATAAGCGGAAAAGGTCCTGAAAGCTGGAATTCGTGTCGCCAGTGTCGCCCGTCGCGCCCCGCTTTGCGAGGTCGGCGCGTGCGCCGTCCGGGCATTGCGGCAACGCCCGTTCCACGCCGGGCGTTGCAACCGGAATAATCGTCCGGCCGCGCCTCCCGCTCAGCCGAAGCCTGCGTCGTGGACCGGGCCGGGCGCGCCGGGCACGGCCGTCCACCAGCGGCGCGCGGCCTCCCGGTGGGCCGAAAGGCCGCCGGGCGCCGCCTCGCGCCCCCGCAGGCCGGTGGCAAGCGTCACGGCGTCGGGCCAGTGTCCGAAGCCGCTGTCGATATTGACGTGCCCGGCCTCGCCGATATCGACGAGGGCCGAGCCCCAGGCGCGCGCATGGTCCTCGGCGCGCCGGAAGCTCATGAACGGGTCGTTGCGGCTGGCCACGAGGATGGAGGGGAAGGGCAGGCGCTCGCCCGGCCCTTCGGGAAATCCCCGGACATCGGCATGGCTCCGGGCGAGCGGGGCGACATCGGCAGGGGCGACCAGAAGCGCGCCGGCCACGTGCGATGCGGCAGGACGGCCCGCCAGCGCGGCGACGAGCGCGCAGCCGAGGCTGTGGGCGACGAGCACCGCGCCCGGCGCGGCGATGAGTTGCGCCTCCAGCTCGTGGAGCCATTCGGCCAGCACCGGCCGGTGCCAGTCCTCCTGCTCGACCACCAGCGCCGCCGCGTCGCGGCTGGCCCACTCCCTCTGCCAGTGGCCCGCGCCGGAACCGCCGAGGCCGGGCAGGATCAGGGTCTCGATCATCGCCAAAGCTCCATCGCGAAGATTTCTGCCAGGAAGAGTAGGAAGCAACGGCGCGGGGCGGAAAGGAAAATATACTGAACTTGCCGGAGCGCGGGGAACGTCTGTCCCCTTGCCCCCGGTCAGCCGGTCAGCCGGTCAGCCGGTCGGCATGAGTTGGCCGAGCGGCTCAGCCTCGCCCGGCATCCGCGAAAGCTCGGCAAGCGTCTTCTCGTCGAGCACGGCCGATATGGCGTTGCGCACCTCCAGCATGACGAGGCGCACCTGGCAGCTCTCCTCGGTGCGGCAGTCGTCGCATCGCCGGTAGGCGGTGCGGCTGGCGCAGGGGATCGGCGCCAGAGGGCCGTCGAGAACGCGCAGGACGTGGCCGACGCGAATATCTTGCGGCGCGCGCGCAAGCGCGTATCCCCCGCCCCGGCCCTTGCGGGCATGGATGAAGCCGGCATGGCGCAGCTCGCCGAGGATCGCGTCCAGGAACTTCTTGGGAATGGAATGCGCCCGCGCGATCTCGGCCGAAAGGGTCAGCCGTCCGGCCGGGGCATCGGCCAGATGCAGCATCGCCTTCAGGCCGTATTTGCCCTTCATCGTCAACATGGTCGCGCTGCCGGCTCCCTTGCCGGCGCCCCTGCCCATGGCGATCGGGCGGCGGAGCGCCGTTCCGCCACCGCCCCGGCCGGGGCGATCCCGGGCATGGAAGCGATGCCGCGTTCATATCTCCAACACGGCCGTTCCAAGGAATTCCTCCGCAAGACAATAAATTTGCTTTCCGCCGGCGCTCGATTGACAGGCCCCGGGGGCGGCGGAAAGGATAAGTCTATCAATTCTGTATCATAGGAGCTCGAGATGATCCGGCAAAGTGCCAGCGCCGCCTTCCTCGCCGCCGCCGTCCTCTGGGCGATACCCGCCTCGTCCCAGACACTGCTCAACGTCTCCTACGATCCGACCCGCGAGCTTTATCGCGAGTTCAACGCGGCGTTCAGCGCGCACCGTCAGGCAGAGGGCCACGAACGGGTGACGGTCCGCCAGTCGCATGGCGGCTCGGGGGCACAGGCCCGCACCGTCATCGACGGGATCGACGCCGATGTCGTGACCCTGGCGCTGGAGGCGGACATCAACGCCATCGTCGAGGCCACGGGCAAGATTCCGGAGAACTGGCGCACGCTCCTGCCGCACAATTCCTCACCCTACACCTCCACCATCGTCTTCCTGGTGCGCACCGGAAATCCCAAGGGGATCGAGGACTGGGACGACCTGATCCGCGACGATGTGGAGGTCATCACGCCCAATCCGAAATCCTCCGGCGGCGCACGCTGGAACTACCTGGCCGCCTGGGCCTACGCCAACAAGGCCTTCGGCAACGACCAAGAGAAGACGCGCGAATTCGTGCGGGACATCTACCTGAACGTTCCGGTGCTGGACACGGCGGCGCGCGGCGCCACCACCACTTTCGTCCAGCGCGGTATAGGCGACGTGTTGCTGGCCTGGGAGAACGAGGCCTTCCTCGCCATCGAGGAGCTGGGCCCCGACCAGTTCGAGATCATCGTCCCGTCCGTCTCGATCCTGGCCGAGCCGCCCGTTGCCGTCGTGCAGGCCAATGCCGAGGCCAAGGGCACGGCGGACTTGGCCAGGGCCTATCTGGAATATCTCTACTCGCCCGAGGGGCAGACCATCGCGGCCCGCCACTATTACCGCCCGGCCAGCCCGGAACTCGTTACCGACCCGGCCGAGCTCGAGCGCTTCCCGGCCGTCGAGCTCGTGACCATCGACGACGAGCAGTTCGGCGGCTGGGCGAGGGCCCAGCCCGAGCATTTCGGCGAAGGCGGCATCTTCGACCAGATCTACGTGCCCGCCAACTGAAGGCAGCAGAGCCTGCGCCGGCCCTGCCCGTCCGGGCAAGGGCCGGTTTCATGACGTTCGTCGTGTGACGCCGGGAGAGTTCCGGTCTACACTCCGGCGCGTCGACCGACAGGACGCAGCCGTTCCAGATCGCGCCGGGCGCGGTCTTGCACGGGGCCCAGCACAAGGTTCCTCGATGGCCGCCATCGCCGCCAAACCGCGCTTCTCCTTCCGCGCGCCGAGCGTCATTCCCGGCTTCGGGCTCGCTCTCGGCTTCACGCTCACCTATCTCGGCTTCGTCGTGCTCATCCCGCTCGCGGCGCTGCTTCTGCGCAGCGCGGGCCTGGGCTGGGGCGAGTTCTGGGCGCTGGCCAGCGACCGGCGCGTGCTCTCGGCGCTGCGCCTCTCCTTCGGTGCCTCCTTCGTCGCGGCGCTGATCAACGCCTTCTTCGGGCTGCTCATCGCCTGGGTGCTGGTGCGCTACCGCTTTCCCGGGCGCCGAGCCATCGACGCCGTCATCGACCTGCCCTTCGCCCTGCCCACGGCCGTGGCCGGCATCGCGCTGACGGCCCTCTACGCACCGAACGGCTGGATCGGGCAGGCCTTCGCGGGCTCGGGCTTCATCGGCCAGTTCTTCGGCCCCCAGGGCATCCGCATCGCCTACACGCCCATCGGCATCGTCATCGCGCTCATCTTCATCTCCCTGCCCTTCGTGGTGCGCACGGTGCAGCCGGTGCTGGAGGAGATCGATTCGGAGATGGAGCAGGCGGCCGCGACGCTGGGCGCGAACCGCTTCCAGACCATTTTCCAGGTGATCCTGCCGAGCGTGTTCCCGGCACTGCTCACGGGCTTCGCGCTGGCGCTGGCCCGCTCCATCGGGGAATACGGCTCGGTCATCTTCATCGCCGGCAACATCCCCTATGTCTCCGAGATCGCCCCGCTCCTGATCGTCATCCGGCTGGAGGAGTTCAACTATGCGGGCGCGACGGCCGTCGCCGCCCTCATGCTCCTCCTCTCCTTCGCCATGCTGCTCGTCATCAATCTCATCCAGGCCTGGAGCCGCAGGAGGTACGGCCATGGCGCCTGAGTCCGGTCTGCCCCGCGCCCCGCGCTCCGTCACGACGGAAAGCTCGACCGTCAAATGGACGCTGATCGCCATCGCGGTCGCCTTCCTGGGCTTCTTCCTCTTCCTGCCGCTCGTCGCGGTCTTCATCGAAGCGCTGCGCAACGGAGCCTCGGCCTATCTGGCGGCGATCACCGAGCCGGACGCGCTGGCCGCGATCCGCCTGACGCTGACGGTGGCGGCCATCGCGGTGCCTCTCAACCTCGTCTTCGGCATCGCGGCGGCCTGGGCCATCGCCAAGTTCGAGTTCAAGGGCAAGGCGCTGCTCATCACGCTCATCGACCTGCCCTTCTCCGTCTCGCCGGTCATCGCCGGCTTCGTCTTCATCCTGCTGTTCGGGGCACAGGGCTATTTCCTGCCCGTCGTGCAATCGGCCGGGCTGCAGATCGTCTTCGCGCTGCCGGGCATCGTGCTCGCCACCATCTTCGTCACCCTGCCCTTCGTGGCGCGCGAGCTGATCCCGCTGATGCAGGAGCAGGGCACGGGCGACGAGGAGGCGGCCATCTCTCTGGGCGCAGGCGGCTTCAGGACCTTCTGGCTGGTGACGCTGCCCAACGTGAAATGGGCCCTGCTCTACGGCGTGCTCCTGTGCAACGCGCGGGCCATGGGCGAATTCGGCGCGGTCGCCGTCATCTCCGGCAAGATCCGGGGCGAGACCAACACCATGCCGCTGCATGTGGAGATTCTCTACAACGAATACGCCTTCTCGGCCGCCTTCGCCGTCTCCACGCTGCTGGCGATCCTGGCGCTCCTCACCCTCGGCATCAAGACCCTGCTCGAATGGCGCTTTGCCGGCGACATCGCCGCCACGCGCAACGGACATTGAGAACGAAAGAGCGTCCCCATGGAAATCCGCGCCCGCAACGTCCGCAAGGAATTCGACCGCTACCCAGCGCTCCACGACGTTTCGCTCGACATCCGCTCGGGCGAGCTGATCGCGCTTCTGGGGCCCTCGGGCTCCGGCAAGACCACGCTCCTGCGCCTCATCGCCGGGCTCGAATTCCCCACCAGCGGCCAGATTCTCTTCGGCGACGAGGACGCCTCGACGAAGAGCGTGCAGGAGCGCAATGTCGGCTTCGTCTTCCAGCATTACGCCCTGTTCAAGCACATGAGCGTTTCCGACAATATCGGCTTCGGCCTGCGGGTGCGCAGGAAGGGGCGACCGTCCCGGGCGGAGATCGCGCGCCGGGCCGAGGAGCTTCTGGAGCTGGTGCAGCTCCCCGGCCTCGGCAAGCGCTACCCGCAACAGCTCTCGGGCGGCCAGCGCCAGCGCGTGGCGCTGGCGCGCGCGCTGGCCATCGAGCCGAGGGTGCTATTGCTGGACGAACCCTTCGGCGCGCTCGACGCCAAGGTGCGCAAGGACCTGCGCCGCTGGCTGCGCGAGCTGCACGAGCGCACCGGCCACACCACCGTCTTCGTCACACACGACCAGGAGGAGGCGGTGGAGCTGGCCGACCGCGTCGTGGTGATGAGCCAGGGCCGCATCGAGCAGGTAGGCTCGGCCGATGATATCTACGACCGGCCCGAAAGCCCCTTCGTCTTCTCCTTCATCGGCCAGTCGAACCGCCTGCCCGTCACCGTGCGCGGCGGCGAGATCGCCTATGAGGGCACGGTCCTCGGCCGAACCGAGGAGCCGGACGGGCGCTGGCAGATGTTCGTGCGCCCGCACGACCTTGAGGTGGTGCCGGCCGACGTACCGGGCATCTCCGGCACCGTCTCGCTGGCGCGGCGCTCGGGCGGCTCGCGCTTTGCCGAATTCGCCGTTCCCGGCCGGGGAGAGCGGATCGAGCTGGAGCTGCCCGCCGAAGCGGGCGGCGAGCCCGGCACCGCCCTGAACGTGCGCCCCCGGCGCTGGCGCCTCTTCGCGGAAGGCGCCTGACGCCACGGGGGTATCCAGCCCCCACCGCCGTGCCCCCCCGATTCGCCTCTCCTCGACGATCGACCCTCTCCGCACAGGCGAGCGGAAGCGCCCGGTCCCTTCCGATTCGTGTGTCTGAACACGCCCGCGTTCGCCGGTCGCAATCCCCCGCCCGAAAGCGACGGGCCATCATGCCACGGCCGAATCACGCGGTGTCCAAAGGATCGGCGAAGGCGCGAAACGAAAAAGGCCTCCCCGAGAGGGAGGCCTTCGAACCCTTGCGAACATGGGTTTCAAACTGGTGGAGCCAATCGGGATCGAACCGACGACCTCTTGAATGCCATTCAAGCGCTCTCCCAACTGAGCTATGGCCCCGACGCCGGCCTTGGCCGGCGGAACTCGATAGAGGGCTCTTTGCAGCGCCCCGGAGACCCGTGTGGGGCGGGTCCGATCTCGTTGGCGGCTTGGTAGTCCAAACCGCCGAAGAGATCAAGCGCCTCGAAGCCGCTGCCCGAAAGAAACGGGCGAGACCGGAACGAGGCCGGCGGCGAGCCTAGACGTCGTCCTCGTCGTCGCGACCGCCGCCGATGATGTCGGCCATGTCGTCGTCCTCGTCTTCCTCCTCCTCGAGGAAGGTGTCGTCGGCGTCATCGTCGATCTCGACCTCGTCGTCCTCGCCGTCCACATCGGGCAGGTCGGACTTGGCGTCGTCGTTCTCGTCATCCTCCACCTCGGAGAGGGAGACCGTGTCCTCGGTCTCGGCCTCTTCCACGACCTCGACTTCCTCCGGCTCCACCTTTTCGGCGCGGGGCCGGCCGGGGGCGGCCTTGATCGTCTCGAAGAAGGAGAGCGGATACTCCTTTCCCGTGAAGGGCGAGACGATCGGATCCTTGTTCAGATCGTAGAACTTGCGGCCCGTTTCGGGGCAGACGCGCTTGGTGCCGAGTTCGGGCTTGGCCATGAATTGCCTCTCGAAGACATTGAGATATGCGGGGCGGCAGGGGCGGCGGGATCGCCATTGCGCCGCGCGAAAAATCGGTGGTCCCTTACGGCGTGGACCGGGGCCTTGTCAAAGCGTTTACGCCCCTTCCCTCTCGCGAGGGTGTCGCGCCCGCCGCGAGCGTGATAACGCGGGCGCCGGGCAAGGGAAAGAAAAGAGGACGACGCAGGAGATGGGCGTGCATTCCGGGGCTCTCAAGCCCCTGCGGGCAAAAGCGGGCCGCGCCTTGGCCGGCCGCGTCCGCGTTCCGGGCGACAAGTCGATCTCTCACCGGGCGTTCCTCTTCGGGGGTCTGGCCAGCGGGCGAACCCGCGTCACCGGCCTTCTGGAGGGCGAGGACGTGCTGGCCACCGGCCGCGCCATGCGGGCCATGGGCGCGCGGATCGAGCGCGACGGCGAGGCTTTCCTGGTGGATGGCGTCGGCAATGGCTGCCTTCTGGAGCCGGCCGGCGTCCTGGACTTCGGCAATGCGGGCACAGGCTCGCGCCTGACCATGGGCCTTGCCGGCACCTACGACTTCACCACCACCTACCTCGGCGACGCGTCCCTCTCGGCCCGGCCCATGGGCCGCGTGCTCGACCCGCTGCGGCTGATGGGCACGCAGGTGCTGGCGCGCTCGCGCGACAGGCTGCCCCTTTCGCTGCGCGGGCCGCGCGTGGCCGCCCCCATCTCCTACCGGGTGCCCATGGCCTCCGCCCAGGTGAAGTCCGCCGTGCTGCTCGCCGCCCTCAACGCGCCCGGCATCACCACCGTGATCGAACCGGTGATGACGCGCGACCACACCGAGAAGATGCTGGAGGGCTTCGGCGCCGCGATCGAGGTGGAGCAGGACGCGCACGGCGTGCGCACCATCCGGCTGGAGGGACAGGGCGAACTGAAGGGCGTGGCCGACTTCGCCGTGCC containing:
- the cysT gene encoding sulfate ABC transporter permease subunit CysT, whose amino-acid sequence is MAAIAAKPRFSFRAPSVIPGFGLALGFTLTYLGFVVLIPLAALLLRSAGLGWGEFWALASDRRVLSALRLSFGASFVAALINAFFGLLIAWVLVRYRFPGRRAIDAVIDLPFALPTAVAGIALTALYAPNGWIGQAFAGSGFIGQFFGPQGIRIAYTPIGIVIALIFISLPFVVRTVQPVLEEIDSEMEQAAATLGANRFQTIFQVILPSVFPALLTGFALALARSIGEYGSVIFIAGNIPYVSEIAPLLIVIRLEEFNYAGATAVAALMLLLSFAMLLVINLIQAWSRRRYGHGA
- the cysW gene encoding sulfate ABC transporter permease subunit CysW — encoded protein: MAPESGLPRAPRSVTTESSTVKWTLIAIAVAFLGFFLFLPLVAVFIEALRNGASAYLAAITEPDALAAIRLTLTVAAIAVPLNLVFGIAAAWAIAKFEFKGKALLITLIDLPFSVSPVIAGFVFILLFGAQGYFLPVVQSAGLQIVFALPGIVLATIFVTLPFVARELIPLMQEQGTGDEEAAISLGAGGFRTFWLVTLPNVKWALLYGVLLCNARAMGEFGAVAVISGKIRGETNTMPLHVEILYNEYAFSAAFAVSTLLAILALLTLGIKTLLEWRFAGDIAATRNGH
- the aroA gene encoding 3-phosphoshikimate 1-carboxyvinyltransferase produces the protein MGVHSGALKPLRAKAGRALAGRVRVPGDKSISHRAFLFGGLASGRTRVTGLLEGEDVLATGRAMRAMGARIERDGEAFLVDGVGNGCLLEPAGVLDFGNAGTGSRLTMGLAGTYDFTTTYLGDASLSARPMGRVLDPLRLMGTQVLARSRDRLPLSLRGPRVAAPISYRVPMASAQVKSAVLLAALNAPGITTVIEPVMTRDHTEKMLEGFGAAIEVEQDAHGVRTIRLEGQGELKGVADFAVPGDPSSAAFLVVAALVTPDSDVTIENVLMNPTRTGLLETLAEMGASIEVLNERSSGGESVADLRVRHSALKGVDVPADRAPSMIDEYPILAVAAAFAEGTTRMQGLDELRVKESDRLSAVAAGLSANGVEHREGEDWLSVTGRPDGRGIGGGTVATHLDHRIAMSFLVLGLACEAPVTVDDATMISTSFPEFTGLIERLGGTLESAEA
- a CDS encoding TIGR02300 family protein, which translates into the protein MAKPELGTKRVCPETGRKFYDLNKDPIVSPFTGKEYPLSFFETIKAAPGRPRAEKVEPEEVEVVEEAETEDTVSLSEVEDDENDDAKSDLPDVDGEDDEVEIDDDADDTFLEEEEDEDDDMADIIGGGRDDEDDV
- a CDS encoding sulfate/molybdate ABC transporter ATP-binding protein, with translation MEIRARNVRKEFDRYPALHDVSLDIRSGELIALLGPSGSGKTTLLRLIAGLEFPTSGQILFGDEDASTKSVQERNVGFVFQHYALFKHMSVSDNIGFGLRVRRKGRPSRAEIARRAEELLELVQLPGLGKRYPQQLSGGQRQRVALARALAIEPRVLLLDEPFGALDAKVRKDLRRWLRELHERTGHTTVFVTHDQEEAVELADRVVVMSQGRIEQVGSADDIYDRPESPFVFSFIGQSNRLPVTVRGGEIAYEGTVLGRTEEPDGRWQMFVRPHDLEVVPADVPGISGTVSLARRSGGSRFAEFAVPGRGERIELELPAEAGGEPGTALNVRPRRWRLFAEGA